ATCCAAGGATGCTGATGATGCCTGGGATTGAAAGATATATTGATGGGTCCGAAGAGGTGAAGGGCATGGTTTCTCAGTTTACCAATAATCAGAGCAGGATGGTGGTTCCTGTTTCAAAGGGTATTAGTGGCTCTCCTCGGAAGCATTCTTTGAAGTTCTTGATATATGGCAGGACTGGATGGATTGGAGGCCTTCTAGGAAAGATTTGCGAGAAGCAAGGGATACCATTTGAGTATGGAAGAGGACGTCTCGAAGAGCGCTCTCAGCTCATTCTGGATATTCAGAATGTGAAGCCAACTCATGTTTTCAATGCTGCTGGTGTGACTGGCAGACCAAATGTTGACTGGTGCGAATCTCACAAGACAGAGACAATTCGCACCAATGTTGTGGGCACTTTGACCCTAGCAGATGTTTGCAGGGAGCATGGCTTGTTATTGATGAATTATGCTACTGGGTGTATATTCGAGTATGATGCTGGACACCCTCAAGGATCGGGTATTGGATTCAAGGAGGAAGATAAACCAAACTTTACTGGCTCTTTCTATTCGAAGACTAAGGCAATGGTAACTTCTTGCTTTCTGTCAACGAAAATGTCTTTTTACCTACTCTATTATGAAAACTCTAGAACTTAAAAGCTGATATGTTCATTATGTTGTTGCAAAATGCAGGTTGAGGAGCTTTTGAAAGAATATGAAAATGTCTGCACTCTTAGAGTTCGAATGCCAATATCTTCTGACCTCAGCAATCCTCGCAACTTCATTACAAAAATAACTCGTTACAGCAAAGTGGTGAACATTCCGAACAGCATGACAATCTTAGATGAGCTTCTTCCCATATCAGTTGAGATGGCCAAAAGAAATTGCAGGGGCATATGGAACTTTACTAATCCTGGTGCTGTAAGCCATAATGAGATCCTGGAGATGTACAAAAAATATATGGATCCTAGTTTTGCATGGGTCAACTTTACTCTGGAAGAGCAGGCCAAAGTCATTGTTGCACCTCGAAGCAACAATGAGATGGACGCTTCAAAATTGAAGAGTGAGTTTCCCGAGTTGCTCTCCATCAAGGAGTCTCTTATCAAGTATGTTTTTGAACCCAACAGGAAGGTCCTTGCTGATTGAGAAGCTAGTTGAAGCTCTCAGTTACTCTAGATTTCATGATCAGAAATTAGGACCTTAATCTTCATCCCTTGATTGGCAGCTGCAGCCACCATATGATAGTATGATTATCATCCTAAGTTCTTGTAGGTTGTAGCAAAATTCTTGTTTCACTTTCGGTTCCCAGCTATGGCTTGTTTATGATGAGGTGAATATTTTGTCATCTAAATTTGGATTGTTTAAGACATACATTCCGTTAACGAATCCTCCTATTAAATTCTCCTAATTCAGCTGCCATATAATTTATTAGATTCTCCTTGTGAAGCCTGTTATTGTTTAAGACATACATTCCGTTAATGAATCCTCCTATTGGTTTAAGATTCAAATGTCGTAGATGTTGCAAAGATTCTTCTGTTGCATGTACAATCTATTATGGGTTGCATCTATCCTTTAAAGTACCTTCTTATATGGGAAAAAGTAGGTTCAAATATATGGATAGGTAGATTAAGTATGATATTAATGGGCTGGGGGTGGGTATTATATTTTACTAATATTGTCCGTATGGTGAGTGACCGTGTTGAATGGAGGTCATCTTGTGTCGATAGGACGTTGTACTTAATGGGCGACCAGCCAAGTTTGATGTATTTAGAAAGAACTTGAACTTTCCAAGAGATACCTAGGAGGGATTTTAGGGTGGGATGACTGAAGAATATTAAATTTCATAAAACATTTTGGGATTGgtcttcttatttatttattctactCTGGGTTTGCTCATACTTCATGAAAAAATGTCTTTGTTGGAAAATTTTCAGACTAGGTTTACCATAGAATAAGAAAGTGTAATTTATGGTTGCGGATAGTGTAGTTTAAGGGATAATTAattcaagttttgattaagCATGAATACCTCGTAGTGCAAATTATTGTTATGTTTTGCTTTCTCTTAATATGTTGTTGTTTCTGAGGTTTAACGTTTAATCTGTTCGCAAATACTCCGACCAAATGCTATATTTAAGTAGCTCTTGAGCCGTCTATAGATTCTTATAAATGACCATTCCTACATGACGTTAAATTGTTCTAAAGTTAGTAAATTTCATGTCCTATGCTACTAGTGGTTAGCTTAGGGATGATTGAGGGTGCATTTTGATGTACTACAATGAGTCGTATTTCATAACTTCACATTATGCTTTTTAAGACTGGGTAATTATTTATGGAACAAAAAATTAAATCCCTGGAATAACGGAACAGGAAATTctactttgaaaaaaaaaagaattcgaaaatttttgtttttctttccttgtcaTGTCAAATTTTTCCAATTTTGTGTCTTTTGTATATGTCAAAGTGGACAAGTCCTAAAATATTGAACTTTCAAAATTCTACGAATTTTAAGCTAGGACAGGATAAGATCATGGTTTTGGAACCAAAACCTCCAAATGCAACTGTTATGCATTACAGCCATAGAAACTTTCACTCCCTATCTCTtaacaatatatatatgtatatgtatataaggAAAAAGTGGGATGTTGGTTCGGTTGGCCACTTCTGCAGACTAGCCCAGGACTGTCAATCTGTTTAAGAATCATTGctttctttgaaaaaaataataattacagACATGCTTCTTCCTCATTGTGCCAGATCATTGATTTTTCATAAACATTTTTAACATTTGCAGATTTGACAAAGATTTGAAATAGGTTTATTGGATCATGATTTTAGAAATAATAGATTGCTTGTCATCAGTAATTTCATAGAACTGGAAAGTATTTCATCCAGACATTTAGAAGATCAATTTGCCACTCATCGATGCATGTTCCGCCAAGGTTGAATTAGATAAGAAAACTTGGGAAGTAATACTCATTCACGCAGGGTAGTCTAACTTGAACATGCCAAAATTAAAGGCTAACTTGGTAAGTGAGACAGCTTTAGTGTCTCATAGGCTGACTGCTCTGTTAACTACACCTACGGAGCTACAGAACACCACGGGGGTGATGATTTTTTGCCTTTGGAGTGTAAGAGAATGAACACAGGAGGGCTGCAATGTAGCATCGATTATTATTTGCATGGTTATAACTGGCCATTGATGTAACTTACTGGTTGATGGGGGATCAACATACCCATTTCATTTTATGCTCTGTTGCTTTTTTAACATTCAATTACTGTGACTATGGGAAACTATGTTGATGCATGAAAGCTTGATGACTGTGTCAAGCTTAAACATAGTATCTAACATTGCAACAGTGATGACAAGTTTGCAAGCTGGAGTGACGACTGCTGattattttgatggctgaatCATCTTAGAGTAGTTGTTCTAATCAGTTACTTCGATCTTTCACATATTGTGGTAACAAAAGTTGTTCTTGCTTTAGAGCAAAGTATTCAGTTTATGCAATTACAATGTCACTTCTGACAATTTAAACATGAAGCTCTACTACACTGAAGGTCAGTTTAAAGTCGATAGACAATACTAGTATGGCCTGCAAAAGAACCATAGTGTTCGGCCAATTAAAATGAGACTgacagaatgttcactttgaaATCACACTCTAAAAAAGATTTCACTTGGAATACTCAACTAAGTATTGCAATATTTATGGTGTTTAGGTCATGCCAAATAGCAAGGTGGATGATAAGGGTAGCATACGTTACCATCATTTTGTGATATATCATAGCTATAGAGAATCATCTGGTGGCTATAGAGAAGCAACCTAGATTGCGTTCAAATATCCAAAGATTTGGTATTGAATTTGAATGTCCAACTTACATTTGAGATTAATGTTTTATTCTgaaattttgggcattttttgAGCTGCAACTTATTGATTTTATGTGAAGGGCCCCTGCTTATCATCCTTTTTAGCTAGTCTGTGATGTGGGAGAATTCTTTGAAAAGATATGATTTCTGGGACTCGCCTCATAGGCATTCGTATGCTAGTCTGAAGCAAAAACACCTGTGTCGCAGTTGTTGATGGGACTAAACTGGAATAGCTTTTCGTTTGCTTGATACTGTTTTATTGCACTATGCCTATATATTCCAAGTTGGTAATATATTTAATCGAAACCTTAATATTGTTATCCAGATTTTGTTCTTGTGATTTACTTTTAAATAGCATATTTGTTGTTGTTTTGAAAAAGAAGGGTGATTGCATGGCCCCCTTCTAGTCAGCTCTAATCGAACATTGGCATTTATTCTACCTTCAGTAGAAGGTTAAAATTATTCTCAATAACTCAGGGATAGCTCTTTGCTCTTTGAGCATGCCCCACAAAACCATGGTACAACTCTGGAAGCTTTAAAGAGTTTTAGAATTTCAATTTTATCTAGAATTAAATCGTGGTTTCCATCTCAGATAAAAGGTTTAATCTATTTTCCTCCCATATACCTTTTAAATGGATTTTCAAGAGAACTTGTAGAAGTGGGCGTTTTATTCAAACCTTCCATACTCGTTTATTTTTGTCCGTTAGCCACCGTCAGCATAAAAAGCGAAATTcagaaaccttttgtaagtctAGAAAAGCTCTAGAGGTTACATCTGATTGATTTGATTACTTGTTCCCTCCATCCTGATATTGCGTTTGGGTTAGGGTGGAGAGATAGATTTGAAAGGATGGAAGGTCTTTGTCCATCATTtagctcaattttttttttaaaaataataaataaaaaaatccatCCTAATCCAttaatgtatttatttttttaattaaaagtaTGCAAAGATGGGCGGAGCAAGAATAAGTTCCTACATTGATAAAAATtatatcttatttatttttttacaaaactctaacatttttttattttttattaatatttactatttttaagaCTATTTATAAAATTACTTAActatttaaattaaattataaattaattaaatatttatataattaatatataaataaattaaagcatatataattaatttataaaaaatatttattaaattaaattaaattataatgaaatatatatatatatatatatatatatatatatataatgttttATAATTactaattataaatattataagctCATATATTATCCTCCTACTTAGGTATAGATAATTGTTATACATTGatactaataatatatttttaccaAAAGATAGTTTAGTAAAAAATGCTTTTTCTCATTTCTTTTGTACCAAATAGATGAAAAAATTATTCTCAtcaattttttcatatttcaccAAATACATGAGAGAATTGATAAAAGATCCatccattttttttctcatcCATCCTTCGTATCAAACAAaagattaaaataaataatggaTTTAATTTTAAAGATATTGCTTAACAATTGGGCCGGTAGCTTGTGCTCAAGGACGAGGTTTCATATAATTTTGATGGATGTGATATGATCATCGTAATATCATGTGTTTGCGATTATTTAGACTGTAATAGGACAATTCCGTAAGTTCACTGTGTTCATGGATCTAATCAACTTGGAAATTCTTAGAAACCAAATTCCTGGTTACATTTTGCTGAGATATCTCAAATGATTAGGAATTGACAAGAAGTATCACAAAAGCCAAAATGAGATGGCTCATCTTCAAGCGGCAGTACTGACATTTCATTCAGGAGTGATGGCTTGAAAGACTGAAAAGAGTCCCATCCAGTAGTTCTAATGGTGTTACATTTAATTTATGGGATAAGAGTgcaaacccaattggattagcTCCATTCATGACTGAAATGCTTCTTCCAGCAGTAGTTTCAAATTTGTAAAAGACAAGATAAACCTGTGTTCTAAATGGTGAagacctctctttctctctctcatatcacaAGCACGCCAATCTTTCCTAGCTGGCCTCCACTGACATCACCTACTCTTCACAAAGAGCACATCGCCATGAAGCTGACAGGCTTGAAGCCACCTCAAAGGATCCATGGCTTTATTCTTGACATGTGATGTGGTAGGTAAACATTTTATTTAAAAACTAGGAGTAGGACCCTTGTTAGAGCAATGCCTTCTGGTTATTAATGACAATGTAGTTAATATTGTGTTTATTGACTAGGGAGCAACCTCGAAGTATGTCTTTTTGCTAATTAAGAGCTGGTCCCTAGTCAGTCACATACACATGGTATGCTAACTAAAAGGATGAGAGaaataatcaaattgatttcactCAAACAatgaaaaagttgaaaaaagTATAATTTACAAGATGACTATTGTTATTTTCTTTACATTCCAACTCTTGTTACGTAAAGAAAGTTAAGTTTTCGAAACTAATTCTCAGATCTTACACCATATTGCTCATGTAAAAGATCTTTATTATGTGACTATGAGACTAGGTAGGCAGCCCATAAGGAGAAATTTCATTTAGAAGCCACATATTAAGCAACAAAATGTCTCTTAGGTTTTGTAAATATTTCACGCATGTACTGCTTGAAGGGCGTACGGAAGTTCAaatattctgattttttttttcttgttattttatTAAAGGGATCAATGTACAAGCATGAAACTTATTTCAATATCTTGATAATAAGtgctattatttattgattttattggatgtgtcCGTATTCATATAATATGACTCGCCCgctttagtaaaaaaaaaaaaagcgcaaCAAGCCATATTTGGCAAATTGTAACGGGCTAATGTGCTGGCTGGCTCTCAATGATAAAACTGGAAATCAAAAGGCAGTTAATTTGCAAGAACAGCTTTATATAAATAGATTAGATCTTTAGTAATTAGATTTTGAGGTGAAGGGAAACATGTTAGGGTATCAGCCGTTTCATAGGTAGAATTGGAGATTAGAGAATGCCAACACTATTTTTCAAGGTATTTTTGAGGGGTTAACCATTGCTCCAAATCTACTGCACATGTATTGCTTTTCCTCCATTGCGTCTTATCTTTCCTTTAGCATACATCACTGTCGATGCCTTTATGAATATGATAGAAAACACTAAGAAGGCTGTCCTTTAATTAAGAGGATAGGCAACTAGCAGATACATTGTCTACCACGTTTTACctagcgaataactgatgtgggactaaacacacgcctgcacgggtcctcacatactccctccgtttaagttctgacgtcctcgtcaggctaagggtttatATCTATTCAAAACTAATCATAAATACtacgatcggcccgtggtcagccctaatggatccatattgcagtgtcccctagtccacataggttatgggtcgggtccgctctgatatcatttgtaacaacccaggacctcatccaaaatggctagccgaaaggtattatttgggttccttgatcatatataagtacccaagatctatccaacgaataaccgatgtgggactaaacacatgcctgcacggatcctcacaaagaaaaagtattCGACTCCTCCACTTTCATTGCTAAGACACAACATGGTCACTGTCAACTCCCTGGTTCAGATTTGGGCAAGGAAAAGCTACTACAGCATCCTGTTGCACAGATACCTGCAGCAGTAGAACCAGCTAACTAAGCTATACCCACTCATACAACTAAAATCCACAACCTGACAAGGACCATACATCATGGGTGATTTACAAGATTAAAATACCCTGTACAAAAGTAACATCAGCAGCACTGCTTAGTGTCAAAACAGCACCCAGTCACCCTATGCAATCAGCCATGTATCCCAGGTAAGTGCAGCCAGATTTAAGAGGTATAGCAGGGTCCCCTACTGCAATCAAATGGTGAGCAAGAACAGCTGTCTGCCCTTTGAACATACTCTTGGCTTTCCTAAGGAAAAGAGAGCCGAGCATATTCAGAGCAGTGGAAAAGACAGAGAGATGTAGAAAACCATAAAGGCAACCCAACCAGCCAGTAGCAGACGTAAGGAAACATTAACTCTCCCAAGCCATCAGGGGAGTTAAAAGCGAAACTACTGGCCAAGCACAACATACTGCCTTGAAAAAGTGCACATGACTGGATGGCCCCTTTTGTGGCAAGGATTTCTCTGAAAGAACCAAGCGGATGTTTCTTACTCACTTCGctagcttgtttttttttttttttttgactttattggctGCATTCATGCATGTGTCGCGTGAGgcgccgttgtaccaaaaagaaaGTTTAATTAAGTACCAATGATGGCGAGCACTGACCCGGAACATATTGATTTAGAACCCAGATAAAGAGATCTGAATGGTGTATATGATGGTTAGTGCACTTACTATGAGTACAAACTGATGTGATGACAAAATAGGGTCCAATTTTAGTGCTACACATTGCCCCTTAAGTCGAAAATGTAGCTTTAATACCATTGCCCAATGACAAGTTTCCAATTGAGGCTAATATATATCCTCATTGCAGTATTTAGCCAATCGAAATAGGTTCGGTGCTGGAAGTGGTTGtggcattttctttttttggttgaaAAAATGGGGCATGGCTATGTGCATAGGTGGTTGGCACCCTTGAATGCAAAAATTTTTGTGGGTAAACCCTAGTTTGCAAGGAATCGTTTGTGAGGATTAATTGTTGCTTCAGCATTGCATTTGCTCTTGACTAGGTGGAAATGTGTATGATTGGACTTTATAGGTGCCACAATAATATCTAGATCCTTCCTTAATTGGATGGAGCATATTCATTAAATTATTGCTCGACACAATGATACATTGATGCTCCAATGGCAAATCAGCTATATGCAAGACGAAGAAACACGACGACCCACTTGATTTTGTCTGTTTATTGACTATGATCTGTAAAACAAAGTTTTATGCCATGAGAACCCATATTATAAGTTATAACATCATTTGAGGCAATATTCTATGTCTATTGATAAAAACAAGCCACATGCTTCATAGTCAGGGCCATTCAGGGCCACCAGTTTTGTGATACTTTCTTTTGAAACAGGATGCAAATAGAGCTGTTTGTTTTGATATGAGTTATTGTAGAATTGTTCTTCCGGGAATAAAGATTGATTGCCAAGACATAAGTTATGCAGTGAGGAAGAAAATCCTAAGCATGAAGGCATAC
This portion of the Phoenix dactylifera cultivar Barhee BC4 chromosome 11, palm_55x_up_171113_PBpolish2nd_filt_p, whole genome shotgun sequence genome encodes:
- the LOC103708944 gene encoding trifunctional UDP-glucose 4,6-dehydratase/UDP-4-keto-6-deoxy-D-glucose 3,5-epimerase/UDP-4-keto-L-rhamnose-reductase RHM1, whose translation is MASYEPKNILITGAAGFIASHVANRLIRNYPEYKIVVLDKLDYCSNLKNLNPSRSSPNFKFVKGDIGSVDLVNYLLITESIDTIMHFAAQTHVDNSFGNSFEFTKNNIYGTHVLLEACKVTGQIRRFIHVSTDEVYGETDEDAVVGNHEASQLLPTNPYSATKAGAEMLVMAYGRSYGLPVITTRGNNVYGPNQFPEKLIPKFILLAMRGLPLPIHGDGSNVRSYLYCEDVAEAFEVILHKGEVGHVYNIGTKKERRVIDVAMDVCKLCSLDPDTVIKFVENRPFNDQRYFLDDQKLKNLGWSERTPWEEGLKKTMEWYTSNPGWWGDVSGALVPHPRMLMMPGIERYIDGSEEVKGMVSQFTNNQSRMVVPVSKGISGSPRKHSLKFLIYGRTGWIGGLLGKICEKQGIPFEYGRGRLEERSQLILDIQNVKPTHVFNAAGVTGRPNVDWCESHKTETIRTNVVGTLTLADVCREHGLLLMNYATGCIFEYDAGHPQGSGIGFKEEDKPNFTGSFYSKTKAMVEELLKEYENVCTLRVRMPISSDLSNPRNFITKITRYSKVVNIPNSMTILDELLPISVEMAKRNCRGIWNFTNPGAVSHNEILEMYKKYMDPSFAWVNFTLEEQAKVIVAPRSNNEMDASKLKSEFPELLSIKESLIKYVFEPNRKVLAD